In Agromyces sp. 3263, a single genomic region encodes these proteins:
- a CDS encoding FAD-dependent oxidoreductase, with protein sequence MNGERSILIIGGGLAGARAAEGARAAGYDGLVRLVAAEDEMPYIRPPLSKEFLNGGGSRDDLDVHPAEWYPEHRVDVLRGIRATALDVGGHRVRLDDGRDLGYDRLLLATGSEPRRWPGAGADLAGVHTLRTVGDSVALRELLSPGGRRIALIGSGWIGLEVAAAARGYGNDVTVVAPDAVPLEGAIGRAAGEVFARLHRDHGVDLRMSTKVHGIAGDDGRATGVALEGGEVVPADAVIVAIGASPATALAEAAGIEVDDGVMTDAAFRTSAEDVFAVGDVANVYQPFLGRHLRTEHWATAEHHGPAAGRSMAGEHVEFDEPPYFYTDQYDLGMEFSGYGPLMAGVEPVFRGDVPGREFIAFWLADDRVVAGMNVNVWDVNEQVQQLIRSRARIDGARIVDPAVPLERLVAEATA encoded by the coding sequence ATGAACGGCGAGCGGAGCATCCTGATCATCGGCGGCGGCCTGGCAGGCGCTCGCGCGGCGGAGGGGGCGCGGGCGGCGGGCTACGACGGGCTGGTGCGCCTCGTCGCGGCGGAGGACGAGATGCCGTACATCCGTCCACCGCTCTCGAAGGAGTTCCTGAACGGCGGCGGCTCCCGCGACGACCTCGACGTGCATCCCGCGGAATGGTACCCCGAGCACCGGGTCGACGTGCTCCGCGGCATCCGTGCCACCGCGCTCGACGTCGGGGGACACCGGGTGCGGCTCGACGACGGCCGTGACCTCGGCTACGACCGCCTGCTGCTCGCGACCGGGTCGGAGCCGCGTCGGTGGCCGGGCGCGGGCGCCGACCTCGCCGGCGTCCACACCCTGCGTACGGTGGGCGACTCGGTGGCGCTCCGCGAGCTGCTCTCGCCCGGGGGTCGTCGCATCGCGCTCATCGGCAGCGGTTGGATCGGGCTCGAGGTCGCGGCGGCCGCGCGCGGCTACGGCAACGACGTCACGGTCGTCGCGCCCGACGCGGTGCCGCTCGAGGGAGCGATCGGCCGCGCAGCGGGCGAGGTGTTCGCGCGCCTGCACCGCGACCACGGGGTCGACCTCCGCATGTCGACGAAGGTCCACGGGATCGCCGGCGATGACGGCCGCGCGACCGGCGTGGCACTCGAGGGCGGCGAGGTGGTGCCCGCAGATGCGGTGATCGTCGCCATCGGCGCCTCGCCCGCGACCGCACTCGCCGAGGCGGCCGGCATCGAGGTCGACGACGGCGTCATGACGGATGCCGCGTTCCGCACGAGCGCTGAGGACGTCTTCGCCGTGGGCGACGTCGCGAACGTGTACCAGCCCTTCCTCGGCCGGCACCTGCGCACGGAGCATTGGGCGACCGCGGAGCACCACGGCCCCGCGGCCGGCCGCTCGATGGCCGGCGAGCACGTCGAGTTCGACGAGCCGCCCTACTTCTACACGGACCAGTACGATCTCGGCATGGAGTTCTCGGGCTACGGTCCTCTCATGGCGGGCGTCGAGCCCGTGTTCCGCGGCGACGTGCCGGGGCGCGAGTTCATCGCCTTCTGGCTGGCAGACGACCGGGTCGTCGCAGGCATGAACGTCAACGTCTGGGACGTCAACGAGCAGGTGCAGCAGCTCATCCGCTCACGGGCCCGCATCGATGGCGCCCGGATCGTCGACCCGGCCGTGCCCCTCGAGCGCCTCGTCGCCGAGGCGACGGCATGA
- the folP gene encoding dihydropteroate synthase, which translates to MSGPLGWVEPAFAHPVRRIAGREVDFRRSIAVMAVVNRTPDSFYDRGATFGLDAAVDAGKRAIAQGAAWIDIGGAKFGPGPAIPVGEEIDRVVPVVAALAGAGAALSVDTFHAEVAAAAIAAGADVINDTTGVHDPAIAEVVAASAATLVITHSRAEPRQWFPRPEYDDVVGEVAAFLEERTALAVAHGVPEERIVLDPGHDLNKNTRHSLELTRRFGELTRLGFPLVAAVSNKDFIGETLDRARDARLAGSLAAAVFCVTQGARILRMHNVAESVDAARMIEAVMGWREPTHLRHNMGDGPNEEP; encoded by the coding sequence GTGAGCGGCCCGCTCGGCTGGGTCGAGCCCGCGTTCGCCCATCCGGTGCGTCGCATCGCGGGTCGCGAGGTCGACTTCCGACGTTCCATCGCCGTGATGGCCGTGGTCAACCGCACCCCCGACTCGTTCTACGACCGCGGCGCGACCTTCGGCCTCGACGCCGCCGTCGACGCCGGCAAGCGCGCCATCGCGCAGGGCGCCGCGTGGATCGACATCGGCGGCGCGAAGTTCGGGCCGGGTCCCGCGATCCCCGTCGGCGAGGAGATCGATCGCGTGGTGCCGGTCGTGGCGGCGCTCGCGGGTGCGGGGGCCGCGCTCTCCGTCGACACGTTCCACGCCGAGGTCGCCGCCGCGGCCATCGCCGCCGGCGCCGACGTCATCAACGACACCACGGGCGTGCACGATCCGGCGATCGCGGAGGTGGTCGCGGCATCCGCTGCCACGCTCGTCATCACGCACAGCCGTGCCGAACCCCGCCAGTGGTTCCCGCGGCCCGAGTACGACGACGTCGTGGGCGAGGTCGCCGCGTTCCTCGAGGAGCGCACCGCACTCGCCGTCGCGCACGGCGTGCCCGAGGAGCGGATCGTGCTCGACCCGGGGCACGACCTGAACAAGAACACACGCCACAGCCTCGAGCTGACCCGACGGTTCGGCGAGCTCACACGGCTCGGGTTCCCGCTCGTCGCCGCGGTGTCGAACAAGGACTTCATCGGCGAGACGCTCGACCGCGCGCGCGACGCTCGACTCGCCGGTTCCCTCGCGGCGGCGGTCTTCTGCGTCACCCAGGGCGCCCGCATCCTGCGCATGCACAACGTCGCCGAATCGGTCGACGCGGCGCGGATGATCGAGGCCGTCATGGGATGGCGCGAACCGACCCATCTCAGGCACAACATGGGCGACGGCCCGAACGAGGAGCCATGA
- a CDS encoding pyrimidine reductase family protein, with translation MTAPTREELLEAYAIADREMPAVRMNFVTSLDGAVTLEGRSGSLGDEHDRLAMQVLRTLADVVLVGAGTVRVEGYGGLQVGEADAAWRRSRGLPPQPRLAVVSSRLDLGPEHPVFARAVERPIVVTRDAAPADRRDALAEVADVLVCGDDTVDLAAMLDAFARLGLRQVLCEGGPHLFGSLVESDLVDELCLSLSPLLVAGGAGRIVRGAPEVEQRMRLVHAIPAGDLLLLRYSRAR, from the coding sequence ATGACCGCGCCGACGAGGGAAGAGCTCCTCGAGGCCTACGCGATCGCCGACCGCGAGATGCCCGCGGTGCGGATGAACTTCGTCACCAGCCTCGACGGGGCGGTGACCCTCGAGGGGCGAAGCGGGAGCCTCGGCGACGAGCACGACCGCCTCGCCATGCAGGTGCTGCGCACGCTCGCCGACGTGGTGCTGGTCGGCGCGGGCACGGTGCGGGTCGAGGGATACGGCGGCCTGCAGGTCGGCGAAGCGGATGCCGCGTGGCGGCGGTCGCGCGGGCTCCCGCCGCAGCCCCGGCTGGCCGTGGTCTCGTCGCGTCTCGACCTCGGTCCCGAGCATCCGGTGTTCGCGCGCGCGGTGGAGCGGCCGATCGTCGTGACGCGCGACGCGGCGCCCGCCGACCGACGCGACGCGCTCGCCGAGGTCGCCGATGTGCTGGTGTGCGGCGACGACACCGTCGACCTCGCGGCGATGCTCGACGCCTTCGCCCGCCTCGGCCTGCGGCAGGTGCTCTGCGAGGGCGGCCCGCACCTGTTCGGCTCGCTGGTCGAGTCGGATCTCGTCGACGAGCTCTGCCTCAGCCTGAGTCCGCTCCTGGTCGCGGGCGGCGCCGGCCGCATCGTGCGCGGGGCGCCCGAGGTCGAGCAACGGATGCGGCTCGTGCATGCGATCCCCGCCGGCGACCTGCTGCTGCTGCGGTACTCACGGGCGCGCTGA
- a CDS encoding dihydrofolate reductase family protein produces the protein MSNVVCDVAVSMDGYMAGPGQTRDLPFGRIEHNRLYDWMIEDGAENRDEFDAMLDAGAFIMGRNMFGPDRGEWDLDWSGWWGDEPLYHAPVFVLAHRERPDLAMAGGTTFHFVTAGLHSALERARAAAGDRDVVIVGGAATVNQFLAAGLVDEVRVHVTPTIIGAGPRLFDGVPPAAFEQVSSRGTSLVTHLAYRPVR, from the coding sequence ATGTCCAACGTCGTCTGCGACGTCGCCGTCTCGATGGACGGCTACATGGCCGGACCCGGCCAGACCCGCGACCTGCCCTTCGGGAGGATCGAGCACAACCGCCTCTACGACTGGATGATCGAGGACGGCGCGGAGAACCGGGACGAGTTCGACGCCATGCTCGACGCCGGCGCCTTCATCATGGGGCGCAACATGTTCGGCCCCGACCGGGGCGAGTGGGACCTCGACTGGAGCGGGTGGTGGGGCGACGAGCCGCTCTACCACGCGCCGGTGTTCGTCCTCGCGCACCGGGAACGACCCGACCTCGCGATGGCGGGCGGCACCACGTTCCACTTCGTGACGGCGGGACTCCACTCGGCGCTCGAGCGGGCCAGGGCGGCCGCCGGCGACCGCGACGTCGTGATCGTCGGTGGCGCCGCGACGGTCAACCAGTTCCTCGCCGCCGGGCTCGTCGACGAGGTCCGCGTGCACGTGACGCCCACGATCATCGGGGCGGGCCCTCGCCTCTTCGACGGGGTGCCGCCGGCGGCGTTCGAGCAGGTCTCGTCACGGGGGACCTCGCTCGTCACGCACCTCGCGTACCGGCCGGTGCGCTGA
- a CDS encoding DNA repair helicase XPB — MSDGPLIVQSDRTVLLEVAHPLAEDARHDLAVFAELERAPEHVHTYRITRLGLWNARAAGHGAEDMLGTLERYAKFPVPQTVAVDMRETVGRYGRLIVDRTDDGALRLYSTDIAVLTEVANAKRIAPLLTERIDDESFLVAAWARGALKQELVKLGWPAEDLAGYTPGTPHPIDLDQTSWHLRDYQQKAVDNFFDGGSGVVVLPCGAGKTLVGAGAMATAKTTTLILVTNTVSARQWRDELLKRTSLTAEEIGEYSGQVKEVKPVTIATYQILTAKRKGEYAHLALLDALDWGLVVYDEVHLLPAPVFKLTAELQARRRLGLTATLVREDGREGDVFSLIGPKRFDAPWKEIEAQGFISPAACYEVRIDLPQSERLAYAASADDERYRLAATAPAKLGVVKELVAKHAGERILVIGQYLDQIDELAETLGAPQLTGATPVDERERLFQEFRDGRTPVLVVSKVANFSVDLPEATVAIQVSGSFGSRQEEAQRLGRLLRPKESGLSANFYTLVARDTVDQDFAQNRQRFLAEQGYSYTILDAHGLAA; from the coding sequence ATGTCAGACGGCCCACTCATCGTGCAGAGCGACCGCACCGTGCTCCTCGAAGTCGCCCATCCGCTCGCGGAGGACGCGCGGCACGACCTCGCGGTCTTCGCCGAGCTCGAGCGCGCCCCCGAGCACGTGCACACCTATCGCATCACCCGTCTCGGGCTGTGGAACGCCCGCGCCGCCGGCCACGGAGCCGAGGACATGCTCGGCACGCTCGAGCGGTACGCCAAGTTCCCCGTGCCGCAGACCGTGGCCGTCGACATGCGCGAGACCGTCGGCCGCTACGGCCGGCTCATCGTCGACCGCACCGACGACGGCGCCCTGCGCCTGTACTCCACCGACATCGCCGTGCTCACCGAGGTGGCGAACGCCAAGCGCATCGCGCCGCTGCTCACCGAGCGGATCGATGACGAGAGCTTCCTCGTCGCGGCGTGGGCGCGCGGCGCCCTCAAGCAGGAGCTCGTGAAGCTGGGCTGGCCGGCCGAGGACCTCGCCGGGTACACGCCCGGCACGCCGCATCCGATCGACCTCGACCAGACGAGCTGGCACCTGCGCGACTACCAGCAGAAGGCCGTCGACAACTTCTTCGACGGCGGCTCGGGCGTGGTCGTGCTGCCGTGCGGCGCGGGCAAGACCCTCGTCGGCGCCGGCGCCATGGCCACGGCGAAGACCACCACGCTCATCCTCGTGACCAACACGGTGTCGGCCAGGCAGTGGCGCGACGAACTGCTGAAGCGCACGAGCCTCACCGCCGAGGAGATCGGCGAGTACTCGGGGCAGGTGAAGGAGGTCAAGCCCGTCACCATCGCCACGTACCAGATCCTCACCGCGAAGCGGAAGGGCGAGTACGCCCATCTGGCGCTGCTCGACGCGCTCGACTGGGGCCTCGTCGTCTATGACGAGGTGCACCTGCTGCCCGCGCCCGTCTTCAAGCTCACCGCCGAGCTGCAGGCGCGCCGTCGCCTCGGCCTCACCGCGACGCTCGTGCGTGAGGACGGGCGGGAGGGCGACGTGTTCTCCCTCATCGGTCCCAAGCGGTTCGACGCGCCGTGGAAGGAGATCGAGGCGCAGGGCTTCATCTCCCCCGCGGCCTGCTACGAGGTGCGCATCGACCTGCCCCAGTCGGAGCGGCTCGCGTACGCGGCATCCGCCGACGACGAGCGGTACCGGCTCGCGGCGACCGCACCCGCGAAGCTCGGCGTGGTGAAGGAGCTCGTGGCGAAGCACGCCGGCGAGCGGATCCTCGTGATCGGCCAGTACCTCGACCAGATCGACGAGCTCGCCGAGACCCTCGGCGCCCCGCAGCTCACGGGCGCGACGCCGGTCGACGAGCGAGAGCGGCTCTTCCAGGAGTTCCGTGACGGGCGCACCCCGGTGCTCGTCGTGTCGAAGGTCGCGAACTTCTCGGTCGACCTCCCCGAGGCGACCGTGGCGATCCAGGTGTCGGGCTCGTTCGGCTCGCGCCAGGAGGAGGCCCAGCGCCTCGGCCGCCTGCTGCGGCCGAAGGAGTCGGGACTCTCGGCGAACTTCTACACCCTCGTCGCCCGCGACACCGTCGACCAGGACTTCGCGCAGAACCGACAGCGGTTCCTGGCCGAGCAGGGCTACAGCTACACGATCCTCGACGCGCACGGGCTCGCGGCGTAA
- a CDS encoding helicase-associated domain-containing protein → MLELAARLRELSRTDLASALQSREFDPVGVRDLFDLAEVLLAPDSIDHALSRLDRRHLAVLAAASAVADEHGDATAASVHDQLVELGASDELADAAPALLARLGTLLLVVETPKRVHVPTAVSARLAAHTPRDIPTAADLAAPAPPVLVSVDQVDRSLLERHAAEAAYATVAATAELLAELGLQPARELAKGGLALPDSKRLAESSGIALEALPRLFHRADEAGLVVRDGAFWLESDLGAEWTQQSAAARWRRLAQCWRDRVPAPLRELVARRSEHLTATDLRDDVHWFYPAGGRWIEEGLDRLVGDAESLGLAVAGEPVETGRLVLAGDIDRAARLLAAHFPAQVDKVYVQHDLSIVSPGPLEPALDARLRGFADVEGRDLASTYRVSAASVNRGLAAGETSESILAFLHGLSLTGIPQPLAYLVGEAASRFGSVRVAAADDADAPARAAIRSDDEQLVRTLAVDQSLSSIGLRQTGPHRLLSRFTPDVVFWALSDARYPVAAEDGNGEIIRLRRHRLATAPPPPPKTDPVAALLDRVLATGDAGATEQAWLARQLEAAARAKETLTVTVRMPGGQTADYLLAPASVANGRLRARDRKADIERTLPLSAIAAVSPAPTNV, encoded by the coding sequence GTGCTGGAGCTCGCCGCACGTCTCCGCGAGCTGTCGCGAACAGATCTCGCGTCGGCGTTGCAGTCGCGCGAGTTCGACCCCGTGGGCGTGCGCGACCTCTTCGACCTTGCCGAGGTGCTGCTCGCCCCTGACTCGATCGACCACGCGCTGAGCCGGCTCGATCGCCGCCACCTCGCGGTGCTCGCCGCCGCATCGGCCGTCGCCGACGAGCACGGCGACGCCACGGCGGCGTCGGTGCACGACCAGCTCGTCGAGCTCGGGGCATCCGACGAACTGGCGGATGCCGCGCCGGCCCTGCTGGCGCGGCTGGGCACGCTCCTCCTGGTCGTCGAGACCCCGAAGCGCGTCCACGTGCCCACCGCGGTCTCGGCACGACTGGCCGCGCACACGCCCAGGGACATCCCGACGGCGGCCGACCTCGCGGCACCGGCGCCTCCCGTGCTCGTGAGCGTCGACCAGGTCGACCGCAGCCTGCTCGAGCGCCACGCCGCCGAGGCGGCCTACGCCACCGTCGCCGCGACCGCCGAACTGCTCGCCGAACTGGGGCTCCAGCCCGCGCGGGAGCTCGCGAAGGGCGGGCTCGCGCTGCCCGACTCGAAGCGCCTCGCCGAGTCCAGCGGCATCGCCCTCGAGGCGCTGCCCCGCCTCTTCCACCGCGCCGACGAGGCGGGCCTGGTGGTGCGCGACGGCGCGTTCTGGCTCGAGTCCGACCTCGGTGCGGAGTGGACGCAGCAGAGCGCAGCAGCCCGGTGGCGCCGGCTCGCGCAGTGCTGGCGCGACCGCGTGCCCGCTCCGCTCCGCGAGCTCGTCGCGCGCCGCAGCGAGCACCTCACGGCGACCGACCTTCGCGACGATGTGCACTGGTTCTACCCGGCCGGTGGCCGCTGGATCGAGGAGGGCCTCGACCGCCTCGTCGGCGACGCCGAGTCGCTCGGCCTCGCCGTCGCGGGCGAACCCGTCGAGACCGGTCGGCTCGTGCTCGCCGGCGACATCGATCGCGCCGCGCGGCTGCTCGCCGCGCACTTCCCCGCACAGGTCGACAAGGTCTACGTGCAGCACGACCTCTCCATCGTGTCGCCCGGTCCGCTCGAGCCCGCGCTCGACGCGAGGCTGAGGGGCTTCGCCGACGTCGAGGGCCGCGACCTCGCATCGACCTATCGCGTGAGCGCGGCATCCGTGAACCGGGGGCTCGCGGCGGGCGAGACGTCGGAGTCGATCCTCGCGTTCCTGCACGGCCTGTCGCTGACCGGCATCCCGCAGCCGCTCGCCTATCTCGTGGGAGAAGCGGCGTCGCGGTTCGGCTCGGTGCGCGTGGCCGCTGCCGACGATGCCGATGCGCCGGCGCGCGCCGCGATCCGCTCCGATGACGAGCAGCTCGTGCGCACGCTCGCGGTCGACCAGTCGCTGTCGTCGATCGGGCTGCGCCAGACCGGCCCGCACCGGCTCCTCTCCCGGTTCACGCCCGACGTCGTGTTCTGGGCGCTGTCCGATGCGAGGTATCCGGTGGCCGCCGAAGACGGGAACGGCGAGATCATCCGGCTGCGTCGGCACCGCCTCGCCACGGCACCCCCGCCGCCGCCGAAGACCGACCCGGTCGCCGCCCTGCTCGACCGCGTGCTCGCGACCGGCGACGCCGGCGCCACCGAGCAGGCGTGGCTCGCCCGCCAGCTCGAGGCCGCGGCCCGCGCGAAGGAGACCCTCACCGTCACCGTGCGCATGCCAGGGGGCCAGACCGCCGACTACCTGCTCGCTCCCGCGAGCGTCGCGAACGGACGACTCCGCGCCCGCGATCGCAAGGCCGACATCGAGCGCACGCTGCCCCTCTCCGCGATCGCCGCGGTCTCCCCGGCGCCCACCAACGTCTGA
- a CDS encoding multidrug ABC transporter ATPase — MSDSGPITQHRAERILAYMFVAIVAISILAFIAVMIGTANGAGADDGFSQGVWPLVLTLPLFGLPIAFLLLIALLIVNGVRRSRAGRTGSS, encoded by the coding sequence GTGAGCGACTCAGGCCCCATCACCCAGCACCGTGCCGAGCGCATCCTCGCCTACATGTTCGTCGCCATCGTGGCCATCTCGATCCTCGCGTTCATCGCGGTCATGATCGGCACCGCCAACGGCGCAGGAGCCGACGACGGCTTCAGCCAAGGCGTCTGGCCCCTGGTGCTCACGCTGCCGCTGTTCGGGCTGCCGATCGCCTTCCTCCTGCTCATCGCGCTCCTCATCGTGAACGGCGTGCGACGATCGCGCGCCGGTCGCACCGGATCGAGCTGA
- a CDS encoding cold-shock protein, which produces MPTGKVKFYDEEKGFGFISSDDGQEVFLHASALPAGATVRAGTRLEFGVAQGKRGAQALSVRVLEAPVSLAKINRKPADDMAIIVEDVVKVLDGIGADLRRGRYPDKSKSRTVAAVLRKVADDLDA; this is translated from the coding sequence ATGCCCACCGGCAAGGTCAAGTTCTACGACGAGGAGAAGGGGTTCGGCTTCATCAGCTCCGATGACGGCCAGGAGGTCTTCCTCCACGCATCCGCTCTTCCCGCCGGCGCGACCGTGCGTGCGGGCACCCGTCTGGAGTTCGGCGTCGCTCAGGGCAAGCGCGGGGCGCAGGCGCTCTCGGTGCGGGTGCTCGAGGCGCCGGTCAGCCTCGCGAAGATCAATCGCAAGCCCGCCGACGACATGGCCATCATCGTGGAGGACGTCGTGAAGGTGCTCGACGGCATCGGCGCAGACCTCCGGCGCGGCCGCTACCCCGACAAGTCGAAGTCGCGCACGGTCGCGGCGGTGCTGCGCAAGGTCGCAGACGATCTCGATGCCTGA
- a CDS encoding DUF3027 domain-containing protein: protein MPEQQGPVDEVDATPIDQPADAAPVSTDEPADAVAVTLDEPADVAVPVFEPDVILLDAVDLARRALLEVTPPETVGSVIGHVAEGEHVLTMLFAADLAGYPGWRWSVTIARVDDGEPTVLETELMPGDTALLAPEWIPWSERLADYRAAQQAAAAAAAEAAGSDDEHDDEEHDDGDDEHDDDFDEDDDLDEDDDSDLDEDDDSDLDDDDDAELDAAFGHDDGDDEFDGIDIDALDESGDDEPTEGDEGQLAEPVS from the coding sequence ATGCCTGAGCAGCAGGGGCCCGTCGACGAGGTCGACGCCACCCCGATCGACCAGCCGGCGGATGCCGCGCCCGTGTCGACCGATGAGCCGGCGGATGCCGTGGCGGTGACCCTCGACGAGCCTGCGGATGTCGCTGTGCCGGTGTTCGAGCCCGACGTGATCCTCCTCGACGCCGTCGACCTCGCCCGTCGTGCGCTCCTCGAGGTGACCCCGCCCGAGACCGTCGGATCCGTCATCGGGCACGTCGCCGAGGGCGAGCACGTGCTCACCATGCTGTTCGCTGCCGACCTCGCGGGCTACCCGGGGTGGCGGTGGAGTGTCACGATCGCCCGGGTCGACGACGGCGAGCCGACGGTGCTCGAGACCGAGCTGATGCCCGGCGACACCGCGCTCCTGGCGCCCGAGTGGATCCCGTGGTCCGAGCGGCTCGCCGACTACCGCGCGGCACAGCAGGCGGCTGCGGCCGCCGCCGCGGAGGCCGCCGGTTCGGACGACGAGCACGACGATGAGGAGCACGACGACGGCGACGACGAGCACGACGACGACTTCGACGAGGACGACGACCTCGACGAGGACGACGACTCGGATCTCGACGAGGACGACGACTCGGATCTCGACGATGACGACGATGCGGAACTCGACGCGGCGTTCGGGCACGACGACGGCGACGACGAGTTCGACGGCATCGACATCGACGCCCTCGACGAATCAGGCGACGACGAGCCGACCGAGGGTGACGAGGGTCAGCTGGCCGAGCCGGTCTCCTGA
- a CDS encoding DUF2530 domain-containing protein, producing the protein MRLWLNDSERRPDPAPARADARKAVLAGTVSWLVALVVTLVFRAQLEAADLGWLVWACVTGVVLGLVGLVVVQVIRRRIARQETGSAS; encoded by the coding sequence GTGCGACTCTGGCTGAACGACTCCGAGCGGCGCCCCGATCCGGCGCCGGCGCGGGCCGACGCACGCAAGGCCGTGCTGGCGGGCACGGTCTCATGGCTCGTGGCCCTCGTCGTCACCCTGGTGTTCCGTGCCCAGCTCGAGGCGGCCGACCTGGGCTGGCTCGTCTGGGCGTGCGTCACCGGCGTCGTGCTGGGACTCGTGGGGCTGGTGGTCGTGCAGGTGATCCGTCGGCGGATCGCCCGTCAGGAGACCGGCTCGGCCAGCTGA